A DNA window from Brassica napus cultivar Da-Ae chromosome C1, Da-Ae, whole genome shotgun sequence contains the following coding sequences:
- the LOC111212201 gene encoding uncharacterized protein LOC111212201 — MAYQFPKCILEEGAETQIDKINNTCRRTILETVKGVLKDEYEEVLKDPVFGPILAIVENKFIYSGKIIHSFICKQLKVSKLHELWFLFAKRPLRFSMQEFHAVTGLKFKDEPEIDFINWKDDKGFWSLVLKQNRKINLFSVRDELLKECKEWTYVDRVRLVYLCIIHGFIMAKDWKVSIPQEYIRLVMDFEKLRMYPWGLRAYDELLASIFRARKDLHLKNSYVLDGFSYAFQIWIMEAVPDIGTKGELFPFISNTGNNDVVDDAAFIREDEKKDERVGRIVALMNAKQDWNQFAWEVEALRRNVELSDSEEPTVVAEEPIVVTKRGKRKLIDPGVESRKKQLLCQRAAEHNSGVSGDLKTFIEALFTSSFNSLKELVQKDIQERFDKVHNEMAQLKETMSQVTGPSHTEGKTRASEISGPSQSEGKDQDKSSQSPGPSAAKGKANGKAAESLPPPAVHRSPRPVREFDTADVQNSEDDMMDFLKNLSQSSNIKVEMETQEYLQDAMGNLSQSSYVKGFDPSQKLNGEEPAECVTPLTSFKLADWRPPTLKDIDLHEDRVNDSDYSLVFVPEDSWAKLIKWSSTSMQLKIGPSMFTSELAARVMGPTEWLLNNEIDAMMYLFTERTFLRRWEPTKVAFMTCMFSNQMKNSFEEFRKDKKKFKVSELLHQYGIGELPAHGRTRLMWDLDVTRMYVPLNVGKHWISMCVNFVSRSIEVFDCEGLKYNKEVEPFAILIPRIVKAVQSSKNRQQVKVKQYTVSYAPMPYLLNKSSSDCGVYALKHIECHLLGLDFSLVNHNNIREARQKIAYDLWEAANDPVLISRMAQYTPPKTITNPLVEL; from the exons ATGGCTTATCAGTTTCCAAAATGCATTCTTGAAGAAGGAGCTGAGACTCAGATTGATAAGATTAACAACACCTGTAGACGTACGATTCTTGAAACGGTGAAGGGTGTTCTCAAGGATGAGTATGAAGAAGTATTGAAAGACCCGGTCTTCGGTCCGATTCTTGCAATCGTAGAAAATAAGTTCATTTACTCCGGGAAGATTATTCACAGCTTCATATGCAAGCAGCTCAAGGTTTCCAAGCTCCACGAGTTGTGGTTTCTGTTCGCAAAGCGGCCTCTCAGGTTTTCTATGCAAGAATTTCATGCCGTGACTGGTTTGAAGTTCAAAGATGAACCGGAGATAGACTTCATTAACTGGAAGGATGATAAGGGGTTCTGGAGCCTCGTGCTGAAGCAAAATAGAAAGATTAACTTATTCAGTGTAAGGGATGAGCTTCTGAAAGAGTGTAAGGAGTGGACTTATGTGGACAGGGTGAGGCTAGTATATCTGTGTATTATACATGGATTCATCATGGCTAAGGATTGGAAAGTGTCTATCCCTCAAGAATACATCCGTTTGGTGATGGATTTTGAGAAGTTGAGGATGTATCCTTGGGGTCTTCGCGCGTATGATGAGCTGCTTGCATCAATATTCAGAGCAAGGAAAGATTTGCATCTGAAGAACAGTTACGTGTTGGATGGATTCTCATATGCGTTTCAGATATGGATTATGGAGGCAGTCCCAGACATTGGTACTAAG GGAGAGCTGTTTCCCTTTATATCTAATACTGGGAACAATGATGTGGTTGATGATGCTGCGTTCATTAGggaagatgagaaaaaggaTGAAAGAGTTGGCCGTATTGTTGCTCTGATGAATGCCAAACAAGACTGGAACCAATTCGCTTGGGAAGTTGAGGCTTTGCGTCGAAATGTGGAGCTTTCTGATTCAGAGGAACCGACTGTTGTTGCAGAGGAACCAATTGTTGTTACGAAAAGGGGCAAGCGCAAGCTTATTGATCCAGGTGTCGAGTCTCGAAAGAAACAACTGCTTTGTCAACGGGCGGCTGAGCATAACAGTGGTGTCTCCGGTGATCTGAAGACCTTCATTGAAGCTTTGTTCACCTCTTCTTTCAACTCTTTAAAGGAGCTGGTGCAAAAGGACATTCAAGAGCGTTTTGACAAGGTCCATAATGAGATGGCTCAACTCAAGGAAACGATGTCTCAAGTTACGGGTCCTTCACATACAGAGGGAAAAACCAGAGCATCTGAGATTTCGGGTCCTTCACAATCAGAGGGGAAAGACCAAGACAAATCATCACAGAGTCCGGGTCCTTCAGCAGCAAAGGGAAAAGCCAATGGCAAGGCAGCTGAGAGTTTGCCTCCTCCTGCGGTTCATCGTAGCCCTAGGCCAGTAAGAGAG TTTGACACGGCT GATGTTCAAAATTCTGAAGACGACATGATGGATTTTTTGAAGAATTTGTCACAATCATCAAACATCAAAGTAGAAATGGAGACCCAAGAGTACTTACAAGATGCCATGGGAAACCTTTctcaatcatcatatgttaaagGTTTCGATCCATCACAAAAACTCAATGGCGAAGAACCAGCTGAATGCGTTACTCCACTGACTTCATTTAAGCTTGCGGATTGGAGACCACCTACTCTCAAAGATATCGACTTACATGAGGATCGGGTGAACGATAGCGATTACTCACTAGTGTTTGTCCCTGAGGATTCATGGGCCAAACTGATTAAGTGGTCCTCAACTTCCAT GCAACTGAAAATTGGACCTTCTATGTTCACAAGTGAGTTAGCAGCACGTGTCATGGGACCTACAGAGTGGCTATTGAATAAT GAAATTGATGCTATGATGTACTTATTCACTGAGAGGACTTTCTTGCGACGATGGGAACCAACTAAAGTAGCATTCATGACCTGCATGTTCAGTAATCAAATGAAGAACTCTTTCGAAGAGTTTCGGAAGGACAAGAAGAAATTCAAAGTATCAGAACTGCTTCACCAGTACGGCATTGGTGAACTTCCAGCACACGGACGAACAAGACTAATGTGGGATCTTGACGTTACACGCATGTATGTGCCTCTAAATGTTGGTAAACACTGGATCTCTATGTGTGTCAACTTTGTTTCTCGTTCAATAGAGGTCTTTGACTGTGAGGGATTGAAATACAACAAGGAAGTGGAGCCATTTGCCATTCTCATCCCTAGAATTGTCAAAGCTGTTCAGTCTTCAAAGAATCGGCAGCAAGTGAAGGTCAAGCAATATACTGTCAGTTACGCCCCAATGCCCTACTTACTAAACAAGAGTAGCAGTGATTGTGGAGTATATGCCTTGAAGCACATTGAATGTCATCTTCTAGGCTTGGACTTCTCCTTGGTGAATCACAACAACATTCGAGAAGCGCGCCAAAAGATTGCTTACGACCTATGGGAAGCCGCCAATGATCCTGTGCTTATTTCGAGAATGGCACAATACACTCCTCCAAAGACGATTACAAATCCTCTTGTGGAACTTTAA
- the LOC125579777 gene encoding uncharacterized protein At4g04775-like yields MTNMNNNEGIPSRFWCGKGIVTYVSKTEENPYRRFFRCEIGKQRKKENHLFKWVDDALFDEIQRIDEHQTRIAEEIEDLRSSMKKTVEEEVMKHKNSIDVGCLGSILIILCLWSKRD; encoded by the exons ATGACGAACATGAATAACAATGAAGGGATCCCTTCCAGATTCTGGTGTGGGAAGGGGATtgtcacttatgtttcaaaaaCAGAGGAAAACCCATACAGACGATTCTTCAGATGTGAGATTGGTAAACAG agaaagaaagaaaatcatctTTTTAAATGGGTAGACGACGCTCTGTTCGATGAGATTCAGAGGATAGATGAGCATCAGACGAGAATTGCCGAGGAAATTGAAGATCTGAGAAGTTCCATGAAGAAGACAGTTGAGGAGGAAGTTATGAAACATAAGAATTCGATCGATGTAGGTTGTTTAGGATCCATTCTCATTATTTTATGTCTCTGGTCCAAACGTGATTGA
- the LOC111212199 gene encoding uncharacterized protein LOC111212199 isoform X2 has translation MIENVALIKASFLIFFTIKGSTDRTKLMNRMLKWSYSDEYAYYLSICHMDGVALTTKEVKQRKSTTGPSLADELVA, from the exons ATGATTGAGAACGTCGCTTTGATAAAGgcaagcttcctcatcttcttcacgATAAAG GGATCGACAGATAGAACGAAGCTTATG AATCGCATGTTGAAATGGAGTTACAGTGACGAATATGCTTATTACTTATCGATATGTCATATGGACGGCGTAGCGTTGACAACCAAG GAAGTTAAACAGAGAAAGTCAACAACAGGTCCGAGCTTGGCAGATGAGTTGGTAGCTTGA